TGTCCCTCGTGTCAAAGTGTCTCGAGTGCATCAGGATGGGGAGAGGCGGCAGGTATGTGAGGCCCGAGGGTTAGAGTGGAAGGAATCTTCTACCTCGACGTGAGGATGCTTCTCAATCAAGACGCTGTTCGTGTCAATCCTTAAAAAGTCCCATCTGTCACTGTGCTTTTTAAATTGGTCttgcattttaaaaagcagcttgTTTGCTTGATTGTcaacaggattacgcaaaaagcACTTCTGCACATTTCCccgtgaataattcatgggtgtTCATTCAAAATCAGGCATAGAAGTCTGtgtctgcgtttgtgtgtgtgtgtatgtgtgtcattTGGTGCAGACGTTAATTAAGGAGGCTTTATTCAGCTGGATCTGGACGAAGGGGGCGGGTCCAGGAACTCGCCATCACTCTTTAACTTCGCCTGATAGGGCTCTTAGCGGAGTTACATACGCTACTTCCTGTTGAATTACATGGAGTTTGTTTCAACCACATTTCTTTTacaagaggagcagctgagatAAATACCTTTTTTAATCTTTGCTACCAAACTGTGTGAATGGAGATGAGGAAGCTTCTGCATTTTGAAAGCAAGATGAATGGGCAGGAGAACAGATTCCTGTAAAtactgtgttgtttgtgtcactCTCTGGGAGGGGCAGACCTTAACACAACCTTTAACCAGCAATTACCCAAAGCTTTGGTTTGGGGTTTTCAGAGGGAACTCAGGAAACAGACTGAGAGGAAGTGGTGATCGTCTGGGGAGCACGGCTCATTAATCTGtgattattcaaatgaaaataaatgctgGCAAAAATATCAGAATATATCTCCAAAACCAAAAGTAAAATTTCAAAAAAATAGAGGAATAGAAATAGAGATTGAATTCTGTGAATTTACACAACTTCTTCCTTTATGGATAAATGGTCACTGCTTCCTCTCACTtaccagaaatgaagccaaaacagcAAGGTCCGGCCGATTCacacgctcgaccaatcacgcGTCAGTCTCTGTGTGATAAGCACTTCCTTAAATGACAGGAACCGTCTTTCACAAAACTAAAAGTttgtccactaacatggaggaggtaggattttatgacctttactgatAAAACCCATAGAGACGCTATGGCTTCACTTGGGCTTTGTCATGTCTTCCGAATACAGAGAAGTAGAGTGTTGTTATTCTTAATTTAAGATCAATCAACCAAAGTTAAGCAGCTTAAGTATTCAGATTTAGTTTGAACATTTACCTTTTGAGATTTTTCATCACTCTTAAGAATCACTTCTCCTTCACAGATCCTGTAAATGAGTAATCCTGTGCGTTCATGCATGACTGGATTTGTTTCACTGTCATCTGATGTAATGTTTCACTCAAGTTtcctatttgttttcattactgcTGGTTTGACTCTGGTGAAGAGGGACGGCCTTATTTCCTGTGGGAGGGGCGCGGAGGTTCCCACCACAGACACATCTGAGTTTACTTAGCGTTCATGGTTTAAGTAAAGCACACGATTCCATTGAAGGGTATATGTGGAGCTCACGACACACAGGAAATGCGCCGTCTCATTTGGGATTTTTATAGTTCTTGTctggactttgtgtgtgttttgtgtgtctgtgtcacatttgtgttttctgagctTTATACATGAAAAGTCTGCATTTTGTACTTGTAAGGATGAAACATCGCCAAGACGAGTAGATTGTTGTTAATATAATTACTCAATACATTGATTAGTGATTTAAGAAAAGTCATTTATGGCTACTTTTTTGTACAAGACGTTTGCTGATTACAGTTTTTTCGATTGTGAGCATTTTATACTTTTATCTGATATAACATTGATCTAATTTTAACTGCAGTTTTGACCAAATAAGCAGTTGTAAGACATCACTTCAACCTAAATAACTGGAGTTTTAGTAATGTTGCTCTGAATGTATCTCAGAACTTGTAGGGGACTCTTTCATCTATGTCTCCAAAATTAAATTTAGAAGGATTAGACAAGAAACTGTAATTACAGATGTTTTTCAGTGCTTTAAATCTTCACCCCTCCCGATCATCTGTAGCTTTGCCAGAACTGCaattattgattaatcattCTATTAGTTAATCAACAGAAAAGAAGATTTACataagtttctgtttttctttatgatTTATGATCGTAAACCTAATTTGTTTGGGTTTTGGACTTTTTATCAGACACAACAAGACATTTAAAGACACAACAAGAAACATGTTATTGAGCAGATGATAAAATAATCTGCACTTTTAGTTGTGTCCCTATCGACAGAGTTGTAGATTAGAGTTCACCGTCCCTCGACCTCTCACACAGATTCCTCTTCCCTGCAGGATGGAGTCGTCGTGTCTGGACCTGGCTCTGGAGGGGGAGCGGCTCTGTAAGACCGGGGACTATCGGGCCGGCGTGTCTTTCTTCGAGTCGGCCATCCAGGTGGGAACCGAGGACCTTCAGATCCTCAGCGCCATCTACAGCCAGCTGGGAAATGCCTACTTTCACCTGCAGGACTACAACAAAGCCCTGGAGTACCATCGGCACGACCTCACACTCACCAGGTAGTTTCCCAGTTTGGATCATAACGTGTTCCGAAACCACCTCCTATGCCTCATCAATTGTTCTAAACAgaatatctcaagaacaccttgagggaacTTCGCCTCTTCAAATTTGGGTCAAATGTTCAGTTTGATTCAAATATGAACCGATTTGAtttgggaggtcaaaggtcacggtggtCTCACTGGCCTCTGCAAGACATTAGATTGACTTTTTAACGAGGGTTTGTGTTCATGCACAAAAGTTTTAATCAGCTTCCAACAGAAGTAATTAAAGATTCATCTCAAACAATATTATGAACAGAtgttaaaactttttttaatcacgatcccccccccccccccatgattaAATTGCTCAACTCGACTCCACAGTATTTCTGCCTGCAGATGTAAATTACTTTCTTGCCTCTTGTGTCTTCGCACTAACACACTCCAGTAATCTTCCAATATTCCAGTCTAATTATTTcctaatgtttttattttttttcccctttcaaTCCCAGAACGATTGGCGATGAACTGGGCGAGGCCAAAGCCAGCGGTAACCTTGGGAACACATTAAAGCTTTTAGGACGTTATGAGGAAGCGGTGGTTTGTTGCCAAAGACATTTGGAAATTACAAAAGCCATATATGATAAGGTGGGTTTTACTATAATGAGTTTTATTGTACTgatattatattgaattatgTTTCTTAGTCCTTTTTTAATCCTAGAAAACTGAGAATGAatgatttttcacttttctgttAATACAATTTCAGTCTGTTGCTCAATGACTtagctaaatataaatatatatgaatttgTTAAACCACGTAACGCTCTGCGAGGCCACAGAAAACTGTAGATATGTGCACGATGACGGCCGAGCCTCGGCAAACCGACATCTAGAATAGTTTTCCAGCACCCCCGATGCAAACAAGCAGGTCTGGTGTCTGCCTGGTGTATTTTAAGTATGTAATTACAACTGCGGTCAGTGTGGCTTCCATCTGTGAAAACCCGGTGTGCGTGCTGTAGGTTGGGCAGGCTCGGGCGCTGTATAATTTCGGGAACGTTTACCACGCCAAGGGAAAGAGCATCTGCTGGACTGGAGCCGAGCCAGGAGAGTTCCCAGAGGAGGCCCGGATCGCCCTGAGGAAAGCTGCACAGTACTACGAGTGAGTTCACACCAACGTTTGCTTCTACATGTTGAGTGGTGGTTTGCTTTTATTTGGGgtattatccatccatccattgtctTGTGCTTATCTGGGCTCCGGTCCCAGAAGAAGTCACTCCAGACGTCTTTCCACAACCTACTGGGGGATCCAGAGGCGTTCTTGGCCCAGCTGGGATATATAATCCCTCCAGGAAGTTCTGGGTCTACCCTGGGGTCTCCTCCCCGTTGGGCACTCTACCATCTACGTGATTCTGTAGGATTTAGAGAACGATCAGAGTCACTGTTCTTGGTGAAGCTGTGTCCACAGTCTCAGTGCTGTTCTTGGCTCACAGGGTTTGCACTAAGTGGAAATCCACCatgacgtcacccattggtttgtgaaCTGCCTCAAATTTACTGTTTGGTCAGTGACATCtcggttttcttttttaaacagaagAAACCATATTTGAAGGACGATTCAGGCATTTCCACTGTCTACGAGTGGAGCCCAATGTGGTCTTCTTTATTTATCATCCATCTGCCTTAGGGTTTAAACTGTATACTGAGATGTGTCATCTGAATCTGGCCGTCTTATCTCACTTTATTTCCCCACACCATTCAATGGAAACTGAAGAaaccgatgtgtgtgtgtgtgtgagattagATCTCAGGAGATCAGCAGTTTAAGAAATACTAAACCCGTCCTGTCCGCCTACTTGTTTTTCTGGAACTTGTAACCATGTATTAAAGTCTCAATGGTTGGAGTTGCCCGTGTTGTCAACACGTGTGGTCCAgttgtcattatttattaataaagagaaaacccaaatacaaacaaatacatagaACTtgaatttgagaaaataaaccttttgaaagttagatttaaatataaatgcacaACTTTACAGCAATCTTTATTCTGGCCTGGAATATCATCCTGAAAATGTTGACAACTAAAACatgtatttccccccccccccacaaagaGCGAACCTGTGCCTGGTGAAGGGTTTGGGCGATCAAGCGGCTCAGGGTCGAACCTATGGGAACCTTGGGAATACTTACTATCTGCTGGGCGACTTTGGAAATGCAGTGGCTGCACATGAACAGGTGGGTGGCGGACATCTGACAAAAACAATGTAGCCTCACTCTCACTTAACCATTAACACCTGATCTAAATAACGTGCacattctgtttttttcatgtaTGGCAGCGGCTGCTCGTCGCTAAAGAGTTTGGGGATAAGTCAGCCGAGAGAAGGGCCCATTGTAACCTCGGCAATGCCCACATCTTCCTCAGTCAGTTCGAAGTGGCGGCCGGTCATTACAAGTGAGTCGCCCGGATCTCACCCTGGTTATTTGGAGATAATGCTCTCTGTCTTCTTTGGACAAAAAGCCGATCAGATTAAATCCAAATGATCTAAAaatgtttacttttatttacaaatttaaGGTTTCTAAGCAgcatataaacattttgtcaaagggaaaatacagaaatatacaGGCTCGTAAATACATTGTAGTGTGTTGCAAACCCTTCTGTAACTATACTGCCTTAAAATGCTTCTTATGGTGCTTCTTCTTTGGTTACACAAATGAGCCAAATAAAGTTTTGAATACAACACAGTCTTCCAAAACCAGATTTTCAGTTGCTCACAACCACTCACTCATTAAGCCCAGCAGTTTCTAATCCCTTCACTGCGGCCCCTGGAAAGCGCCACAGAGCAGATAACTATCATTCCTGTGCACCCACCCTCCACATTCTTtgaccttcctcctcctctgttcttgCCCCCAGGAGGACGCTTCAGCTGGCCAGGCTTCTGAAGGACCGCGCCGTGGAGGCCCAGGCCTGCTACAGTCTGGGCAACACCTACACGCTGCTGCAGGACTATGAGAGAGCCATTGATTACCACCTCAAGCATCTGGTCATCGCTCAGGACCTCAGCGACAGGTATCCACTGGAAAAGAAGCTGCTTTCCTGCCAAGTTGTTAGCCTTTGAGGAATAATGGGCGTGGGCAGTTTGAATGTGGGCGGTCCCTGAACGAAGCATTTGCTGAATTGGGGGTGGATACTAAACACACAAGACACTGAAAAGAAGGGAAATTCACAAGGAAACACTCACAGCATTAAATGTTTTGggaaaaacatgaacattaagGAAAATATTAGTCATTAAAACAACTTTCTATGTACAAACTGTACTTGTCATGCTAAATATTTGATCAGTACATGAAACATGATTTGACCTTTGCAGATCAAATTAAACATCTGATCCACCTTAATGAACTCTGACATTAAAACGCTGCCAACAGCAAGCAGATGTGGTGTGTTATGATGTTAGCACTGAACCAAGTACAAGATAAAAAGATGAaagtcaacacaacacagatgaAGTCATTTTATAAAGTCTTCTCCTTTTCTACAGCTCTGCCAACAAAGCAATCCACACATATTTGGTGTGAATCTTTAGTCTTTGGAAAAAGAAGCAGAATTATTTTTACTATAAACTTTCACAGCTTTATTATTGtcatgtaaaatacagaattatTTCTGGACCAAATTTCGTTCAAGCTCATTCATGTCTGAAATGCAGactaatatattattatattataattattctgTTTCGGAAACATGGCTCTTCTCCAACATTTAAGATGCTTTTGGACCAgatatatatttctataaaaaaatgtatatttcgaGAAATGAACtcctgaaaaacacaatcatgaacatttgattattttcttgcTTGGAGAACTTGTTCAGATATTATCACTGAGGTAATGAGGGAAGTTTTGAATCATCTGAAAAACACCATGAATGACAATATGCCATTAACAactgaattgttttttaatacttagtatttatatgaataaaagtaaaaaaatgccAGACTCTTTGTGGAAGTAGaactctccctctgctcctcctctttctctttatacCTTCTTATAATGGGAAGAAAAGAGAGTTCTTTGTAAACATGAGTTTACTCTGAAAAATAATGATGTGGCGTATTGATGGTTGTGAAATGTGTGATTGTGATACGTAATAGTTTGAGGAACTTCCTCCTCGTTGTTGTGTAATCCCTGTTGAGTCTGCTCAGccagtttccctctgtgtgcACCACTGCAGAGTCGGTGAAGGAAGAGCGTACTGGAGTCTAGGAAATGCCCACACCGCCCTGGGGAATCATGAGCAAGCCATGTACTTTGCTGAGAAACATCTGGAAATTGCCAAAGAGGTGAATGTTCactgcttcacctcctccctccgaGTCCAATGAGTAGCTACCGTCAGTCCACAGCCCCATCTACTGgttgaatgcagcagcaatgcttGAGACTATGAATTCAGCTTCTTATATGTATACAtccattcatatttattatgGACAGAGAAGCTGCAAAAACCAGTTCAAAAAAGACATACAAGGTCCAATATaatgatttttctttgttttaaaaaaagacgGGAGACAAAAGCGGCGAGGTCACAGCCAGGATGAACCTGTCGGACCTGCGGCTGGTTGTCGGCCTGAAGTCCAACTCCAACATCCATCCCAACATCTTCcgcaacacaaacacttacaatTCCCCTCTGCCAGTGAGCTACCAGGGTTACTCCAACCACCCAGGTGAGTCACCGCTCCTcagaacacaacaacagacgaGTCCTTTTTAGGAACGTGTCAAAACATAacgtctctgtctttgtctcaggGATGAATTCTCcgttgaggaggagaggaagtgcagAGAACCTGAAGCTGAGTCCAAGTCCTGAGAAAAGTCCACCTCCAGACTCCCCAGCGATGCCAGTACGTTAGTGGGTCACCTTACTGCAcgaggcagagacacacacacggtgtcAGGGGTCTAATGTTTGGTCACACTGATTTCAGAAAGCTCTTGACTTAATTAAATGCCTCACCTATTTACTTTGCATATATAAATCCAGAACTTgttagagaaataaataaattcctggTTCTTCATATTGTGGATTTGTCCTGGATtagtgtaatcctgctgacaaacaaatcaatgtacAGGGGATAATTAATTTCCCTGAGTACCTGTTCAACCTTTTAACGTTATCACGGGAAAACAAAAGACCTGTGAGATTaaattctctctctgtgtttgcaccTTCTCAACTGTTCAGGGCTTGGACGAGGATAAGTTCCCCGGCTCTTCAAAAAACAACACCATCAAAGCTTCCACcaaactcttcctcttccatcGGCTGAGGAGCAGGAAGCACAAGACCAACAAGTCGCCTCCTAAAGACCAACAGGAAAACTGCAGCGAGCAAACGGCTGCAGAGCAGGAGACGCCAGCGTCCATCAAGGTATTTCTATAACACGCCTCACCCTGCCCACTGTAAACATCCCTGGAAAAATACCACGAGAGGATTAACGATGATTCACACaagtaaaagtttaaaaagatCACGTTGTTACGACTGCGGGAAAAAATAATACCGACTGGAAATGTGTGATCATTATTTCTGACTCATAAGTTGCTCAAAGCAAAGTTGAGGCAGGTTCAAAatgattatttcttttttaaagaatattaGCAGTCACATGAAAAGTTGTTTTATTATCATTGGtccagatcaaactgaaccatgtgTTTGTATCAACACTTTAATAGTTTTGAAAATTTTGACCAATTGTGGGAAGTTGAGACAGAATGAAACTATAGGAGAAGATGAAGTGGTTTTCTtgtcatcttctcctctgatgATAAATGACGAGGACGTTCACTGAACCAGAGATCGGTGATGTGCAACAGCACTGACAAATGAACCggttcattcattttttccatTCAAAGTAAAAGAAGGCGCACGTCTGTCAACAAACCATCAATGTCCAGTATAGGTGGACGTAGCGCCTTTTCAAAATTCTGAATCATGCATCAAATCTTCGATGTATTTGGATTATTCAGTAGGAAAATAAGACACAACACGTGACGTTAATGAGGATTGTGTCACGTGTCCtcactttgttttattctatGTTATCCACGCTACAGGCCGGATCGCGTGACACCATCGGAGAGGACGGCTTCTTCGACCTCCTGTCTCGTTTCCAGGGCAGCCGAATGGACGACCAAAGGTGCTCCCTCCTGGATGGCCAGAGCCATCTCCCCGCCcattcctccccctcctccaccccacctGTAGCTGAAAGGAAATGTGAGTCAGCCCCTCCTGCTTCATCTGTGTTCACACCATCATTCACGTTGTCTGGTGAATCCAAAATGATCCCGTGGAAAGACGTGAAAGAAAGTGACCACATGAAGGTCTCTTCTCAGTTTCCCTCATGGTGTGAATGCAGCTTTTCCACAAGCGTGTCCTTAGATATTAAATGTTGAGAATCATTCATTCCTAGGAGCTTTGAGAGTTTAAAAGTTTTTCAATGGACCTTTTGACACTTTTTGTCCAACATGAACACAAGCGTTTCGGGGTTTGTCCTCGATGGACGACGCTTTACAGCCAATTTTCTAGATGAGGGAAGTGCTTGATGCTCAAATTCTGGATTTTTTGCCAAAGGTTTCCTCAAGTTTCATTAAACTGCAAACTTGGAACAATTGATCCCTCTAGCACCGAATTCActtccaaaataaaatgcacGACTCGCCGTTCCCTTCAcgagcaacaaaataacaactcTCTTGATTTCCAGCTATTTCGGCACGCGACCCACCATTGCAGGATCCTGGTCAtttcctggagctgctggccAGCTCCCAGGCCCGTCGACTGGACGACCAGCGAGTCAGCCCGAGCCATTTTCCTGGCTTACGGCTCAGCACCTGCAGCCCGCCGCGTACACCCTCCACCTCCAGCGCAGAACAGGACCCCACACAAGGTGACGGAGTGATGGAAGCTAACATCCAGATGAAATGTCAAGATGCGTACGTAGAGATTAatgctcttttttccccctcctcccctcccagccCCCTCCTCCAACACAGATACCCCTCACACAACCTCCCTTTACAGTCGACTCGAGACCAGTGCTGATCAGCCTGAGGGGGACGACGTCTTCTTCGACATGCTAGTTAAGTGCCaggtgagaaaaataaatctattaatgcagaaaaaagaaaattttcAGACAGTCGGTGTAGATATTAGGACAATgttataaaatacaaacatcatGGAACTAATTGAAACTGGTCTTAATTGATCTTTTGATCGTGGGAAAGATGATGGACACCGACTGTCTCTGTAGTTTGTGGCATTTCCACTGTTTATTCTAATCTTCACCTTTTCTTAAATTATGGGGAAGGGGAAATAATTCTGGGACTCTCAAAAAGTCTTTAAATAACATGACTCTGCAGAAACCctggttaaatatttaatttgttcttgATTTATTATCAGACACTTTATTCTCCCTGAACTGTGCGCTTCACTGTGATACTTCTGATCCAATCTGCACTGACTAAGATACTTCAAATTAAGCATCCTCCATGTCTCATCTGATAACATGGAGTTCACCTGTCTACACTGCCTCAGGCCTACATTGACCCACTCTCTTGCCTCTTGTGATGTTTCAGGGGTCCAGACTTGACGACCAGAGGTCCActgctccaccttctcctccaccttctgctCCATCTTCTTCATCTAAGGGCCCAACGGTTCCAGACGAGGATTTTTTCAGCCTCATCCTGCGTTCCCAGTCCAACAGGATGGAGGAGCAGCGAGTCCAGCCGCCACCTGGTGTTACCCAATCCAAACTAGACTGACCCCAGGCAGCGATTTGTGGTGTTATCTCAGGACCCCCCCGTATGAAGTAAccaagctttttttttgtaaccaCATGACCCTTGATTCCTGCCTTTTGGAGCGGTCCTGACAACATTCACATGAGAATGCCAAGAATACAAGTGACGTTATGAGGAATTATGGTGTCAAATAATACAGGAGTGGTCATTATGACTGTGAAACCAAGGGAAATGTAGCGTCTCAGGCTTTTATCAGACACGTGGGGACCAGTGATGTCCGTCTGCTCTGGAGGCTTGCATCAAGTCGCTCGTACAAACTGTGGGTCGTTCATTTGCTTTAAGGATATAAGCCAAACTGAAGGAATCTCTGCTTCATGTTGGACGAGACACATTCTATGGATTGAGGGATCCGACCAGAGACTCTGCAGTGAAGCAAAGTGGAACCGCTTGGTCTtaactgacctctgacctctccaaCAACTCGTCAAAGGGTCAAGTGGCAGAACCTCAGGGAAATAAAGGTTCACGTCCGTCCTTATTGCTCCACTCATGACCAGTGGAGCCATTTATAGGAGCCACTTCTGGATCTTGCATTTAAAGACTTTAACAAGGACAATTTCATTGTTTAAGGTTGTATGAGTGGAGCCATGAAGTGAAATGGGATTTTTCTTCTATGTAACAAGATTTTACAGATGATTAACTAGTGTGAGTTAAAGAAATGTTATTTTAGCCTTTATACTGATGTTCTCCTGATAATGGAGAAATAAAATCTCATGAATTTACATTAGTTCTTTATTTAACCTAGATTGGGTTCAGcgtaaaacattttcataccTCAGAAATCAATTTAATCTTCATATCGATATAAATAAGTGTATTTACAAAGTCTTCTCCACATCACTGCATCATATAATCATCACCTGAGCAAAGTTGGAGCAGAAATATTTAAGACTTCCTCAGTGCACATTAGAGGTTAGGTTATTTATTCCGACATTAAAAGATCCGTCTACGCCTCTGACGTCAGCCTCTCCTGATGCGTCCTGCACCTGAAAGAAGGAAGTGGCCAATTTAAGATtcttttaaagatgttttaacCATTGACTTCATATAGTAAACAACGATCCAAGCTGTGGTAtcaaaactgaactgaacagaTCACTCATCGGTACCAAAGAAATGACAGTTACAATTGTAAGAGCCTCTTGATGTCCTGAGGATTACCAGAGAGCGGACTTCTAATCTTACCTGTTGACGCAGCAGTTCAAGAAGCAGTTGTTTGTCTTGTTGAGTCTGTACACGCCAGAGTTCGGCAAATCTTTACACACTGACAAgaacctctgcagctcagacgTCGGGAttccactctgctgctgttgctaaATGGAACGGACAGAAATTGACAATTTAGGTTTAATGCATAAAGAACAGATTCCCACAaagcttggtggaaggatggaatATGGGACACGATAAGTAGAAATTAAGTTGTGGTTGATTCAGGAATTTCTTTGTTCATCGTACAGGATTTTGACATTTTCGATTTAcaaggaaataataaaagatcGTGATGGGAACCATTTGCCTGTGCGGATGGGAGAGCCACTCCAGTTCAGATTGTAAATCAGTGGACGCTGGATATCCGGACAAAGACGAGCCAAGTTTTCAATGAGTTCGACCTCTTTTGCTCGCTACAGACTGTTTATCCGGAGGCAACAAAAGCCTCAGACATGACTCATCAAACTACAATCAGAAACCAGAGGCTGTCCAGCCCCAAAACCTTGTCCTTCTCCTACTTATTCTGCAGTTTAATCTCTGCCTTTCAATACATTTCTGAAAACTCATTCCTAACCAactaaaaagattaaaaatgacCCATATGAGAGAGTGATTAACAGTTACCTTGATTGTGTCGTAGGTGTCTGTGATGATTGTAATGAACAGGCTGAGGATCATGTAGATGAAGAGCGAGACGAAGCTGTAGAGGTAGACTCGGCTGTAAATCCACACCAGGCTGCTCTTCTGCCTCATGTTCATAAAGGTGGGATACATGTCGTCTCCATTGATCAGAGAGAACAGACACTCCGACACTGTGTTTAAGGTCCggaactaaaacaaaaaagaggatgtgatctttatttatattatttgtacTCATGATTGCTATAGACAGACCTAAGTGTTCTCAGGACTGGCTTCAGAGAAGTCGTGCAAACTTTTGTTAGTGTGTCGTAAACACACTTACCTTCTCGTGATATGGTCCAAGGACGATCCAGCCGCACAAACAGTAACTGAGGTAGATGATTCCAGCGCAGCAGATGAACCGGATGACGTTTGGGAAAGCTGCCCTGAGCGTCAGGATGAGGATCTGGAAATGGAAAGTGAACACATGGTGACAGATCTGAAAGATTGTGCACTGAGGACGAGTGTCaggaaaacacactgaagattATATTTTCTCTTTGAGCACACAGTTAAGCTAAAGATAATCATCAAGATGAGCCTTAAATAATCTCCCCAAGGGATTCTAAATATAAACTTATGatggcaaatactttttcaagTGCAGAGCGTAGTACATGTTCCCacgtcctgtttgtgttttttaaatctaaatcatgTTACACCGATGAAACTTTACCTTCAAAATAAGACGTGTGTTGAATTTGAGGCAGATCTCTTTTTGCACAATGGTAAGACTCTTGAGACTAtaactttgaataaaaatacCGAAATCGCTATAAGAAGAAAAATTTGCATCATACAGGCTTTGTGTGTTATGCGATGTTGAATCAGTGCAAGGATGAGCTAATCTGGTTTTACGTTGTACTTCCTGAAGTAGCCCATGTAGCGGATGACCCCGATCCAGACGAACATGGTGCCTGTGCCGAGAAGGATGCTGCAAACATCATAGCTTGTGAGGAcctggaaaaaaatgtattatcagtCTGATTAACGGAAAATATGAACATGCACACTGTATACAGGGTTAGTAAAGTCATGAAAGGCTGTAATTGACAACATGAAACTGACCGAACCATGAATCTGTCTCATTACCTTGGTCTGGATCTCTATCTTCAGAATGGAGCCAATGATGGTCAGTGTGTCGCTGACGATGATCAGGATGTACCAACCGTTCACAAACTCCAACCTGTCCGACATTGGGACTTTTTGATTGCAGTACGACGAGTActcctgtttaaaaaataaaacacaggtcATACTAAACACCAATGAGGAAGTTTTCActgatgttttgtttgaatCATTTGAAAGGATGTTTTAAGGGTTccacttggttttagggttattGGTTAAAATCAGGCTCAAGTTAGGCTTTAAGTTGAAAGGTTAAGCTTGGAGCAAGAGGCACGTTTGTGTCTGACAACATCATGGGAGGAAT
The nucleotide sequence above comes from Platichthys flesus chromosome 9, fPlaFle2.1, whole genome shotgun sequence. Encoded proteins:
- the LOC133960735 gene encoding G-protein-signaling modulator 2-like isoform X1, whose translation is MCVHTKAEKFKVVERKALRLLHTERPAMSLVSKCLECIRMGRGGRMESSCLDLALEGERLCKTGDYRAGVSFFESAIQVGTEDLQILSAIYSQLGNAYFHLQDYNKALEYHRHDLTLTRTIGDELGEAKASGNLGNTLKLLGRYEEAVVCCQRHLEITKAIYDKVGQARALYNFGNVYHAKGKSICWTGAEPGEFPEEARIALRKAAQYYEANLCLVKGLGDQAAQGRTYGNLGNTYYLLGDFGNAVAAHEQRLLVAKEFGDKSAERRAHCNLGNAHIFLSQFEVAAGHYKRTLQLARLLKDRAVEAQACYSLGNTYTLLQDYERAIDYHLKHLVIAQDLSDRVGEGRAYWSLGNAHTALGNHEQAMYFAEKHLEIAKETGDKSGEVTARMNLSDLRLVVGLKSNSNIHPNIFRNTNTYNSPLPVSYQGYSNHPGMNSPLRRRGSAENLKLSPSPEKSPPPDSPAMPGLDEDKFPGSSKNNTIKASTKLFLFHRLRSRKHKTNKSPPKDQQENCSEQTAAEQETPASIKAGSRDTIGEDGFFDLLSRFQGSRMDDQRCSLLDGQSHLPAHSSPSSTPPVAERKSISARDPPLQDPGHFLELLASSQARRLDDQRVSPSHFPGLRLSTCSPPRTPSTSSAEQDPTQAPSSNTDTPHTTSLYSRLETSADQPEGDDVFFDMLVKCQGSRLDDQRSTAPPSPPPSAPSSSSKGPTVPDEDFFSLILRSQSNRMEEQRVQPPPGVTQSKLD
- the LOC133960735 gene encoding G-protein-signaling modulator 2-like isoform X4; protein product: MCVHTKAEKFKVVERKALRLLHTERPAMSLVSKCLECIRMGRGGRMESSCLDLALEGERLCKTGDYRAGVSFFESAIQVGTEDLQILSAIYSQLGNAYFHLQDYNKALEYHRHDLTLTRTIGDELGEAKASGNLGNTLKLLGRYEEAVVCCQRHLEITKAIYDKVGQARALYNFGNVYHAKGKSICWTGAEPGEFPEEARIALRKAAQYYEANLCLVKGLGDQAAQGRTYGNLGNTYYLLGDFGNAVAAHEQRLLVAKEFGDKSAERRAHCNLGNAHIFLSQFEVAAGHYKRTLQLARLLKDRAVEAQACYSLGNTYTLLQDYERAIDYHLKHLVIAQDLSDRVGEGRAYWSLGNAHTALGNHEQAMYFAEKHLEIAKETGDKSGEVTARMNLSDLRLVVGLKSNSNIHPNIFRNTNTYNSPLPVSYQGYSNHPGMNSPLRRRGSAENLKLSPSPEKSPPPDSPAMPGLDEDKFPGSSKNNTIKASTKLFLFHRLRSRKHKTNKSPPKDQQENCSEQTAAEQETPASIKAGSRDTIGEDGFFDLLSRFQGSRMDDQSYFGTRPTIAGSWSFPGAAGQLPGPSTGRPASQPEPFSWLTAQHLQPAAYTLHLQRRTGPHTSPLLQHRYPSHNLPLQSTRDQC